The following are encoded in a window of Diorhabda sublineata isolate icDioSubl1.1 chromosome 5, icDioSubl1.1, whole genome shotgun sequence genomic DNA:
- the LOC130444185 gene encoding dnaJ homolog dnj-5 isoform X1: protein MSDKTRALSNEAMEQIIENMTAERQNIDGQYVPLGFTPSSSASEPLNWNQQTNYINRFTPDVQQYPQHRYNFLPQAQHMFEANGYKKDFDVYKSMQNGNADIGLFDTEYPYVPQMMNNIPEHPLLHSHIDNMPHVSNPSQLIDLVGNWMVPNNSGTYSPFGTSESYKPNVFDLPTDLSNSVHLKDEPRYKTLDPMDDIQFQFTRDARKPRMVAEVKPMRPSYSDVLTKPVPQTVTKPLKNERKDSKPKKDSKKNNKNEKNQKVYTAIGRNNVNNDFKVNADVKDISGEKNSTQTKSDKKTVKGNSFNRKWASLDNISDPQMKVEENKKKKNDDDKNTIQKSSKKFNKTLNDVNIECNSSKSENSNTTKNGLKKICKPSVRPKQNDSFGSNDRPPGKRIQRSRKKENHIIFGVVGQKLKQYTKGWWKIFTVFILWLFHLISDICQLSLHISRDMAYNTWTWICLHWFMFLNSTNSFLQTIRFFKWLCDKFKGRKKVDTSDDSSRFTHSGLQNNINMPTTGDEAMKRLLACKGKDPYSILGVAPTCTDDDIKRYYKRQAFLVHPDKNNQPGAEEAFKILVHAFDMIGEPERRASYDRGVVESAQVVQAWSELTELLQQLQQKVEAAANTIRCSSCGLRHKRVKIERPSYAARNCNTCKIHHSAREGDIWAEAKVMGFLWHYYACMEGAVYDITEWAGCQRDNLKHLRPDSHHVQYRIALGKQNQPRRHTPTTHTDRPDLENLLNTLYGQSDGTQNTRRRNKKGNK, encoded by the exons ATGAGCGACAAAACAAGAGCCCTTAGCAATGAGGCAATGGAACAAATTATTGAGAATATGACAGCAGAGAGGCAAAATATTGATGGGCAATATGTTCCTTTGGGCTTCACTCCATCGTCTTCAGCATCTGAGCCCTTGAATTGGAATCAACAAACTAACTATATTAACAGATTCACTCCGGATGTACAACAGTACCCTCAACATAGATACAATTTCTTGCCTCAAGCTCAACACATGTTTGAAGCTAATGGCTACAAGAAAG ATTTTGATGTTTATAAATCCATGCAAAATGGAAATGCTGACATAGGGTTATTTGATACCGAATATCCCTATGTGCCCCAAatgatgaacaatattccagaGCACCCTCTGCTCCATTCTCACATTGATAATATGCCTCATGTATCAAATCCTTCACAATTGATAGATTTAGTGGGTAACTGGATGGTACCTAATAATAGTGGTACATATTCTCCATTTGGTACATCTGAAAGTTACAAGCCAAATGTGTTTGATTTACCAACAGATCTCAGTAATAGTGTTCATTTGAAAGATGAACCAAGGTATAAGACTTTGGACCCAATGGATGATATACAGTTTCAG TTTACCAGAGATGCCAGAAAACCTAGAATGGTTGCTGAAGTTAAACCAATGAGACCAAGCTACTCAGATGTTCTAACTAAACCTGTACCTCAAACAGTGACAAAACCCTTGAAGAATGAAAGAAAAGATAGTAAACCAAAAAAAGACAGCAAGAAGAATAACAAGAATGAAAAGAACCAGAAAGTTTATACTGCAATAGGGAGAAACAATGTTAATAATGATTTCAAG GTCAATGCAGATGTAAAAGACATTTCAGGTGAAAAAAACTCTACACaaacaaaaagtgacaaaaagACTGTTAAAGGAAATAGTTTCAATAGAAAATGGGCGTCCTTGGATAACATCTCAGATCCTCAGAtgaaagttgaagaaaataagaaaaagaaaaatgatgatgataaaaaCACCATCCAAAAGTCttctaaaaaattcaacaagACATTGAATGATGTTAATATAGAATGTAATAGTTCAAAGTCTGAAAACTCAAATACAACTaaaaatggattaaaaaaaatttgcaaacCTTCTGTTAGGCCAAAGCAGAACGATTCCTTTGGAAGTAATGATAGACCTCCAGGAAAACGAATTCAGAGGtctagaaaaaaagaaaatcacaTCATTTTTG GAGTGGTTGGTCAAAAACTGAAACAATATACCAAAGGATGGTGGAAAATTTTTACTGTGTTCATATTATGGCTGTTTCACTTGATCTCGGACATATGCCAGTTAAGTCTTCACATTAGCCGTGACAT gGCTTACAATACTTGGACGTGGATCTGTCTTCATTGGTTCATGTTTCTAAACTCTACTAATAGTTTTCTTCAAACGATAAGATTTTTCAAATGGTTATGTGATAAATTTAAAGGAAGGAAAAAAGTCGATACATCGGATGATAGTTCTCGTTTTACACATAGTGGCCTTCAAAACAACATTAATATGCCCACAACTGGGGATGAAGCAATGAAAAGGTTATTAGCGTGTAAAGGGAAAGATCCTTATAGTATATTAGGTGTAGCACCAACATGTACTGATGACGATATTAAAAG GTATTATAAAAGACAAGCTTTTTTGGTACATCCTGACAAAAATAACCAACCAGGAGCTGAAGaagcatttaaaattttagttcaTGCTTTCGATATGATTGGAGAGCCAGAACGAAGAGCATCTTATGACAGAG gtGTTGTTGAATCTGCACAGGTGGTCCAAGCTTGGAGTGAATTGACAGAATTACTCCAGCAATTACAGCAGAAAGTGGAAGCGGCAGCTAATACGATAAGATGTAGTTCGTGTGGTCTTAGACATAAGCGTGTAAAAATCGAAAGACCAAGTTATGCTGCACGAAATTGCAATACTTGCAAG ATCCATCACTCAGCACGTGAAGGTGATATTTGGGCCGAAGCTAAAGTAATGGGCTTCTTGTGGCATTACTACGCTTGTATGGAAGGAGCCGTATATGACATAACTGAATGGGCAGGTTGTCAAAGAGACAATCTTAAGCATCTACGGCCCGATTCTCATCACGTGCAATATAG
- the LOC130444185 gene encoding dnaJ homolog dnj-5 isoform X2 encodes MSDKTRALSNEAMEQIIENMTAERQNIDGQYVPLGFTPSSSASEPLNWNQQTNYINRFTPDVQQYPQHRYNFLPQAQHMFEANGYKKDFDVYKSMQNGNADIGLFDTEYPYVPQMMNNIPEHPLLHSHIDNMPHVSNPSQLIDLVGNWMVPNNSGTYSPFGTSESYKPNVFDLPTDLSNSVHLKDEPRYKTLDPMDDIQFQFTRDARKPRMVAEVKPMRPSYSDVLTKPVPQTVTKPLKNERKDSKPKKDSKKNNKNEKNQKVYTAIGRNNVNNDFKVNADVKDISGEKNSTQTKSDKKTVKGNSFNRKWASLDNISDPQMKVEENKKKKNDDDKNTIQKSSKKFNKTLNDVNIECNSSKSENSNTTKNGLKKICKPSVRPKQNDSFGSNDRPPGKRIQRSRKKENHIIFGVVGQKLKQYTKGWWKIFTVFILWLFHLISDICQLSLHISRDMAYNTWTWICLHWFMFLNSTNSFLQTIRFFKWLCDKFKGRKKVDTSDDSSRFTHSGLQNNINMPTTGDEAMKRLLACKGKDPYSILGVAPTCTDDDIKRYYKRQAFLVHPDKNNQPGAEEAFKILVHAFDMIGEPERRASYDRGVVESAQVVQAWSELTELLQQLQQKVEAAANTIRCSSCGLRHKRVKIERPSYAARNCNTCKIHHSAREGDIWAEAKVMGFLWHYYACMEGAVYDITEWAGCQRDNLKHLRPDSHHVQYRQVLK; translated from the exons ATGAGCGACAAAACAAGAGCCCTTAGCAATGAGGCAATGGAACAAATTATTGAGAATATGACAGCAGAGAGGCAAAATATTGATGGGCAATATGTTCCTTTGGGCTTCACTCCATCGTCTTCAGCATCTGAGCCCTTGAATTGGAATCAACAAACTAACTATATTAACAGATTCACTCCGGATGTACAACAGTACCCTCAACATAGATACAATTTCTTGCCTCAAGCTCAACACATGTTTGAAGCTAATGGCTACAAGAAAG ATTTTGATGTTTATAAATCCATGCAAAATGGAAATGCTGACATAGGGTTATTTGATACCGAATATCCCTATGTGCCCCAAatgatgaacaatattccagaGCACCCTCTGCTCCATTCTCACATTGATAATATGCCTCATGTATCAAATCCTTCACAATTGATAGATTTAGTGGGTAACTGGATGGTACCTAATAATAGTGGTACATATTCTCCATTTGGTACATCTGAAAGTTACAAGCCAAATGTGTTTGATTTACCAACAGATCTCAGTAATAGTGTTCATTTGAAAGATGAACCAAGGTATAAGACTTTGGACCCAATGGATGATATACAGTTTCAG TTTACCAGAGATGCCAGAAAACCTAGAATGGTTGCTGAAGTTAAACCAATGAGACCAAGCTACTCAGATGTTCTAACTAAACCTGTACCTCAAACAGTGACAAAACCCTTGAAGAATGAAAGAAAAGATAGTAAACCAAAAAAAGACAGCAAGAAGAATAACAAGAATGAAAAGAACCAGAAAGTTTATACTGCAATAGGGAGAAACAATGTTAATAATGATTTCAAG GTCAATGCAGATGTAAAAGACATTTCAGGTGAAAAAAACTCTACACaaacaaaaagtgacaaaaagACTGTTAAAGGAAATAGTTTCAATAGAAAATGGGCGTCCTTGGATAACATCTCAGATCCTCAGAtgaaagttgaagaaaataagaaaaagaaaaatgatgatgataaaaaCACCATCCAAAAGTCttctaaaaaattcaacaagACATTGAATGATGTTAATATAGAATGTAATAGTTCAAAGTCTGAAAACTCAAATACAACTaaaaatggattaaaaaaaatttgcaaacCTTCTGTTAGGCCAAAGCAGAACGATTCCTTTGGAAGTAATGATAGACCTCCAGGAAAACGAATTCAGAGGtctagaaaaaaagaaaatcacaTCATTTTTG GAGTGGTTGGTCAAAAACTGAAACAATATACCAAAGGATGGTGGAAAATTTTTACTGTGTTCATATTATGGCTGTTTCACTTGATCTCGGACATATGCCAGTTAAGTCTTCACATTAGCCGTGACAT gGCTTACAATACTTGGACGTGGATCTGTCTTCATTGGTTCATGTTTCTAAACTCTACTAATAGTTTTCTTCAAACGATAAGATTTTTCAAATGGTTATGTGATAAATTTAAAGGAAGGAAAAAAGTCGATACATCGGATGATAGTTCTCGTTTTACACATAGTGGCCTTCAAAACAACATTAATATGCCCACAACTGGGGATGAAGCAATGAAAAGGTTATTAGCGTGTAAAGGGAAAGATCCTTATAGTATATTAGGTGTAGCACCAACATGTACTGATGACGATATTAAAAG GTATTATAAAAGACAAGCTTTTTTGGTACATCCTGACAAAAATAACCAACCAGGAGCTGAAGaagcatttaaaattttagttcaTGCTTTCGATATGATTGGAGAGCCAGAACGAAGAGCATCTTATGACAGAG gtGTTGTTGAATCTGCACAGGTGGTCCAAGCTTGGAGTGAATTGACAGAATTACTCCAGCAATTACAGCAGAAAGTGGAAGCGGCAGCTAATACGATAAGATGTAGTTCGTGTGGTCTTAGACATAAGCGTGTAAAAATCGAAAGACCAAGTTATGCTGCACGAAATTGCAATACTTGCAAG ATCCATCACTCAGCACGTGAAGGTGATATTTGGGCCGAAGCTAAAGTAATGGGCTTCTTGTGGCATTACTACGCTTGTATGGAAGGAGCCGTATATGACATAACTGAATGGGCAGGTTGTCAAAGAGACAATCTTAAGCATCTACGGCCCGATTCTCATCACGTGCAATATAGGCAAGTACTCAAGTAG